One stretch of Poecilia reticulata strain Guanapo linkage group LG21, Guppy_female_1.0+MT, whole genome shotgun sequence DNA includes these proteins:
- the mrps18a gene encoding large ribosomal subunit protein mL66, protein MRRRGGEGQELNMAARSLLRSIWTSFAGLKQGFTETSVNSLLRVNVPQISAVAVQTRGIRQVVEKKDGKTTSIEGQIIEIPAGPQPPNPTAQCPIYRWNLQHKYNYTDVLLLSQFIRSDGGMLPRRITGLCLEEHRKIAICVQMAHRAGLLPDHKPKLPEGHVPKRPKPQLNRYLTRWSIDSVKPIYKRGLKWCKKRMDVGHPALRSNVQYGVKPLHIKH, encoded by the exons ATGCGAAGAAGAGGAGGGGAAGGTCAAGAATTAAACATGGCGGCCCGCAGTTTGCTAAGGTCTATTTGGACCTCATTTGCGGGTTTAAAACAGGGTTTCACGGAGACCAGCGTTAATTCACTCCTCAGGGTTAATGTTCCCCAGATATCTGCTGTAGCCGTGCAGACCAGAGGAATTCGTCAAG tggtggagaaaaaaGATGGCAAAACAACATCG ATTGAGGGACAAATCATAGAAATACCAGCAGGACCACAGCCTCCAAATCCTACAGCCCAGTGTCCTATCTACAGATGGAACCTGCAACACAAATACAACTACACT GACGTCTTATTGCTCAGTCAGTTCATCAGGTCAGATGGAGGGATGCTGCCCAGACGAATCACCGGTCTTTGTTTGGAGGAGCATCGCAAGATTGCCATCTGTGTGCAGATGGCGCACAGAGCAG GTCTGCTGCCTGACCACAAACCCAAACTTCCAGAGGGTCACGTCCCAAAGAGACCTAAACCCCAACTGAACAG GTACTTGACTCGCTGGTCCATTGACTCGGTGAAACCCATCTATAAGAGAGGACTGAAGTGGTGCAAGAAGCGCATGGATGTAGGTCATCCGGCACTGAGGAGCAACGTGCAGTACGGTGTGAAGCCGCTGCACATAAAGCACTGA